In Sulfuricurvum sp., the sequence CAATTACACCGAGCGTATCGCCGACCGTTGCATTCGTATGACATTTAAGACAATCACTTTTTGCCTTGACGGGATAGTAGTATTTGATAAGGTCAGATTCCGATATACTGAGAACCTCTTTGCCGTGAATGGCTGTCATAATATCTTTATCGGTAGTTCGGGCTTTCTTGTCTTTTTCAATTTCTCCAAAACGCTGCGCAACGATTTCACTTCGATAGACATTGATTTTCATATTTTTATCAACATTGTTCAATCTGCCGATGATCTCATTGAGGTCATCTTTATTCCAACCTCTCTGCATTGCCGAATAGAGTGCTTCAAAAACAAGTAGACTGGTTTTTTTAGCATCGATATGCGCAAGATTCGTAATAGCATTACGCTTCATATATTCACCGTAGACAAACGCAAAAACAAGCGTTATAACCATTGTGACAAATATAATTTTTGCTGCTATTTTTGTATAGGTTGTTTTATATGACATTTGCTTTCGACCGATTCCTGCATCAAACTAAAGTAATTCAAAAACAAACTATCCCTGAAAAAATTGCTAGGGACAATTTTAAAGCCTGATGCTACTTAGTAAGGTGTTATTATACTCAAAGGAAAAGATTTTACTATGTTAACATTTCTCCGTTACAATTTTCTAATTTTATAGTAGGAGGCAATCATATGAAATCTTTCCTTTACACTACCCTAGCATTCGTATTTTTATCCGGCTGTTCCGCAACATGGCACGGCGTGAAAGAGGATACTTCCCATTCTGTCGAATGGACCAAAGAACAAGTGAATCACGGGGCCGCTTACGTCAAAGAAAAAACCGAATAATGTGTTTTATCCTTACCATTGCATTTATCGTTGCTACTATCGCTTTTTATACAAACGGGCTAATGATACAGGCGCTCTCGAGCGCTCTCATAGCCTCTGTCGCACTCTTTTTCCTTATCCGAAAACTCATTACGAACGGTCGCTGTATCTTCGGCAAAGATCGCGACTGCAACAAAAGCTAAGCCCGTCTTTTCAGCTTCTGCGCTACAATCATCCCTTTAAATTAAAGGTCAGATCGATGATAAAAGTGTTTCTTCTTTTCCTGTTCGCAGCAACCCTTTCGCTTAGTGCCGATGAGCCGAAAGAATGGGGGGAAAACGTTAGTGGGGTAACCACAAAATTCCATACCGATAAAAAAGAGATTGCCCTTACCTTCGATGCATGCGGAGGAAGTGTGAAAAGTTCACAATTTGATGCGGGGCTTATCGACTTTTTGAGCGAAAACCGTATTCACGCCACGTTATTCATTAACTCCCGATGGATTCAAAGCAACCCCGAAATTTTTGAGCGTTTGGCGGCAAACCCTCTGTTTGAAATCGCCAACCACGGTACGGCACATCATCCTCTCTCCGTCAACGGTAAAAGCGTTTACAATATTCCCGGTACCGCTTCGCCCGAAGAGGTCGCACATGAAATCAACGGTAACGGTGACTTGATCGAAAAACTCACCGGAAAACGCCCTCGTTTTTTCCGATCCGGTACCGCTTATTATGATGAACAGGCGGTTGCGATCGCGCATCAAAACGGAGTCGAGATCGTAGGATTCAGTGTTTTGGGAGATGCGGGGGCCACCTTTAGCGCACCCAAAGTAGCGCAGCAGCTGGAGAGCGCCCATGCCGGCGACATCGTTATTTTCCACATGAATCATCCCGAAAGCGGGACACGCGAAGGGGTAATGGAGGGGATTTCCAAACTCAAAGCGGAAGGTTTTACTTTCGTCCGCCTCAGCGATGTCAAAGACCGCTTGGAGCGTATCCCCTGAGTTGTATCAGTGTTATTTTAAATATCCAGATCCACAGCCACGCAAGCGTCAACTCGAACCCGATAAATGCGACAAGTTTTACTATGGCGAACATCTCATATCCCATCATAATAGGGACCACACTCAGCTGATCGAAAACATAAAGAGTGAAGAGGAAATGGGTAAAACGTGTTCTGGTATTTGATGAGATTACATCAATAAAGGAAAAAAAATGGAGCACAACCATAAGTGCGATCCCAATGAAAAGCGTATGCGGTAAAAGCACTTCGACTAATCCGTGAAATGATTTATGGGCATAGTGGGCTGTAATCTCATGCGGGGAGATTCCGATAT encodes:
- a CDS encoding polysaccharide deacetylase family protein encodes the protein MIKVFLLFLFAATLSLSADEPKEWGENVSGVTTKFHTDKKEIALTFDACGGSVKSSQFDAGLIDFLSENRIHATLFINSRWIQSNPEIFERLAANPLFEIANHGTAHHPLSVNGKSVYNIPGTASPEEVAHEINGNGDLIEKLTGKRPRFFRSGTAYYDEQAVAIAHQNGVEIVGFSVLGDAGATFSAPKVAQQLESAHAGDIVIFHMNHPESGTREGVMEGISKLKAEGFTFVRLSDVKDRLERIP